The Oryzias latipes chromosome 8, ASM223467v1 genomic interval gtcatggtagggagaacacgtcaatgtaagggtggggtcatctaagatagcacaagggttagaaggTAGCGATTGTGTTATCACAAGTCAtgcaacacatgaaaaaaatctaCCACCTGGAACTGTTTGTGTCCCAGTCAGTTGAACTTTTGTGAGATCATTTGGAAGATCTATTCGAATCAGATCCAGATGATGGGTGCCACACGAACAGAAGAAAGCCTGGGTCGCTCTGTGTGGATGGATCAGGGTCAGCCTCACAAAAGGTTCATGATCAGTGATGAGCCCATCAGCTTCCAGATCGGATCAATGAAATTCCATAAGGAAGCATTTATTCAAACATGAATTCAGCCGGgatttaatccttgtgctatcctaggcactttaacattgagagttgggtcatctagacccactagacagtcctctgaaccttttcaatgatttgtgatcttcaccatggattacatgaaatctttccacctttatccatctttgtcatggtaggaataatgcatcattgtaagggtggggtcatctaagatagcacaagggttaaaccagcaCACTAGCTATGCAGACCGCACTCAAACTTTGATTTATGACATGATTCCTACCTGATTATAAATCTCTTTTATAgatcaaaaaagcaaaaattggaGGAAATTACCAAGAAATATAAATTTGCCCAATTgaatttatttggttttatgtaaaaattacatttaaaaacttttattttttttaatttaaaacaacattttaaatgtgcttACTTTatagcaaataaaacaaaccacaTCATATAGTAATAATCTGaatctttatttactttaacaTTTACAACAAACACTATTATACAATGTAACCACTGAATGGTGGTAAAACTTCTCTGAAACATGCCAACAGCATCTGAAATAAATAGGACTAGAATGCCAGACGTCAGCGTGTTCAGAGGAAGGAAACGTACAGACCGACTGGAGCTGTAACAGCTTCTGGAGGCGCCTTgtcaacaaaacacacacaaataggAGCTTTGAAAGGATTTTGCAAGCTTTGATAATAAATTAAGGGTTAATGGATGCAAATGCACTTCTTGTGCGTAAAACagattcaaaacaaaacaaacaaaaaataggaAACCTAAAGGAGGATAATGCTGAATTAATACTGAACACAAACACCCCGTTAGCTGCACTGCACTAAGGCAGCAAAGAATCATAAGTTAGGCTACACCTGGCAAACGTAACACAAACTTTTGTTTATAAGTGAGGAATCACAGTGAGCTGCCAACATtcacacaaacaataaaacaaaaaggcatAACTGTTTTCCTAAATATGTCCACAGCATCCTCCACTGCAACTGAAAACCTGTGCAGAGCAGCTTGTTTAAGTGCAGAGGAGACGCACAGCTGGGGACTTTTCAGAACTTCTTCTTCCAGGCAGGAACGGCTGCACCGCGCGGCTTTGAACCGTCAACATTCACGCCGCTCATTCACACTTCAGCAAACACgctctacacacacacaaacatgcaaaaaaacttCAGGtagaaaaacagcattttaaatcttACTCTCAGATAAATTAGTTTGGAGGAACATTTCCCTTTGAAATATCATACATTCTTAACAGAAAGAAGTTTAACTGTTtgctttagaaaacaaaaggacGCTGTGGTCTGTTTAGGACCTTTGTCAGAGACAGTTGAAAGGAAAatctgtggattttttttatgttaagcgcatTGCAATGACAGCCACTTGAGCACAGTACAGCTGCAGGCACATGCACATGTGGGGTGAGCACGGGCACTGCTGCACCCAGAGCTGACTTCCAATTTGTGCACACCAAACTCAAACGTGCACGCTCTTAAGCAGGCGAGCGCACCCTTTGCCAGCActcacgcacgcacgcacgcacacatgTCCAGCTGTTCTCTCTGGCGCCGCGCTGTGGTTGGTGGGCAGGCCTATCAGCGGCGGCTGGCCTCACACACTTAAAGGCAGCATGCCTGGAGGAGACACGGCCCTGGATGGAGCCATGGAGGTCAGAGAGCTGGGGTCCAGTCCATTGACAGTGCTGCAGTTGAGAaaccaaatgtttattttcgtCGCTTTGTTAAGCAGATTCAAAgtagaaaaagagaagaagaaccTACGTTTTATCAAAGTAAGTCGTGTGGATGGAGTGCGAGAACTTGGTGGCGTTGCTGTTGATGAGCGTGCCCTTGTCTGTGGAATAGGTTTTCCTCGCTGCCTGATCTTTGGCAAAGTTCCTACAAGCTGCAAGTTTGGACTCCAAAGCCTGGTGACCACAGAGTTTTTGGAGGACAGATTGTTACCCAGAGTTTAAATCCCACTCAATCGTTCCAGTCCAAAGATTTCCACTCACCCCCACTTTTCTCAGAAGGTCTCCAACAATATTAAGTGCTGAGATTCTTGCAGAAGGCGTGAGGGCGGAACCGCCGCTGCCGTTGGTAAGAGCTATttggaaaaaggcaaaaatcaatcaatatgagacactttttaaaacaacttttgcaGAAACACCAGAGATGAATGAACGCAGACCTCTGGGGTTGATGAAGGAATGCTCCACACTTTTCCCTACAGGTGTTGCTGGGAGGGACAGAGAGGCTTGCATTGCAGAATCGGTCTTGTTATGCTCTAAAGTGGGCGAGCTTGGTGCTGACATCCTGTCTGTGGTCCGCTCTCGAACTGCCAGCTCCTGTCTCAGGTCTGCAGGGGAGAGGGGGAGACGCGTCAAACACGCCCTTTCATTCAATGGTGGGCGTGACTGTTTGATGACTCCTTACCTCGCGCCTCATCCTTCAGGCGCTGCACAGACACCAACAGAGACTCCTTCTCGTCCAGCTCGCTTTCCAGGAAGGCATTTCTCTCAATGGCCTGATTTAAACGGGCCTCAAAGTCTTCAAGAGACACTATTGTTGCCCTacaagaagagaaagaaaatcccCAAAGAGTTTTAAAACCTGGGGCGATGTCCAAAAGTGGACAGCTTCAAGTGTCATCCTGACCTCTTGGCCCTCTCCAAATCATCGTTGGCCTGTTCAAGCTCTCGGACATATTTGTGAAGCTGCTCCTTGATGCTGCGCGTTTGACTTAAGTCATCCTCCAGCATGGAAACCTGTTTGTAGCTCTGGGCATACTGTTGCTCCAGTTTTTCCTGAGAGAgtgggacaaaaaaaagcaacaaggtttgagcaaatccagaaaatctAGAAGGAAAATAGAGCTCAGTCacgaaataaaatgaaattaccCGACAGTGAAGCCTTCTTCCAcaatatttacatttcaaaGAGGCTTTTTGTTCCATGAAGAGGCCAACTGACTTTCTCTCAGATCTCCCTCACAGTGTAATTAGTGGCAGGACTGTGTCtttcattttgttcatttaaacacTTCCTCATGACAATGTGTAAAGCAAGCACACTCACATGAGTAAAACACTACATTTTGTTATGTATACACACTTATAACCTAGAACACGGCGTGATTAGAAGCCCAATTTGTCTGTTCTATTTTCTCCTCCTTATCCTGACATCCCATTAAAGAGAGCTGCACTCTTATGTAAGAGCACGCCATATAAAACCTGCCACGGAAAAGAGGCAGCAAACACTGGACCTTGTGTTCAGCCCTGATCAGATAACCCTTTAGGTATGAAGTTACATAAATGACAAGAATATTCAGACAATGTAAAGTCTCAGATGGACTACAACGCTCCGGGTTACCTTGAGGTTTGACATTTCGCTCTTCAGCCTCTCATTTTCCGTCTGTAGATCTCGGAGTCGGTGCTCAGCCTGAGTCAACTGTGCCTCCAACTCGGCTTCTAGTTCCCGACTTCCCTCCTGAAACTCCTGTAGTTCTTCTTGGGCATCTTGGCAGCTGGAGGGTTACAAACACAACAGGGGAACATACGGGACATTGTCAAATATCAGTAAACCCGCGCACAATCCACCATTCAGTTCTGAAGAGCTGACCATGAGCAGACGTTCTGGAAAACTGACAGGCCTTTGTTCTGCGATAGGAGCCAAACACAGGGCTGTTCTGGTAGCTTTTCCCTCCCATAATAGTAGGAAATGACACCATTTAAAGAGCCAGACGTTTAGCGTTCAGTACGGACTGCTCAATGTGAGAGTCCACCTCATATTCAGCTATGAAAGAGCTGAGGTTAGACAGCAACAGGTTCAGAAACAGGCTCAGCAAAACAAACAGGTGGTCACTTGTCTTTGGCTATGGAGGGGGGGCTAAAGGTCCGGACAGAGCGACATCAACTAACtgacatgaaaacacacaaatgcattGTCCTGAGAAATCTAGAACAATCTGTGTGTTGGAGTACATTTAAATAAGGCAAACAACCTTTGTGCCAGTAAACTCCTACTTCAGTCAACTTTTAATCTTTTGCAAAAGTGTTCGCAGTGGtattttagttatgattatgctgtttctagCCAAAATCGTAATACCTGTATCGTTTTCTAAGacggtttctgcagagtgacagttcATTAG includes:
- the LOC101167121 gene encoding nuclear distribution protein nudE-like 1-B; its protein translation is MDTEMIPKFSSKDEEVDYWKSQALKYKKSCQDAQEELQEFQEGSRELEAELEAQLTQAEHRLRDLQTENERLKSEMSNLKEKLEQQYAQSYKQVSMLEDDLSQTRSIKEQLHKYVRELEQANDDLERAKRATIVSLEDFEARLNQAIERNAFLESELDEKESLLVSVQRLKDEARDLRQELAVRERTTDRMSAPSSPTLEHNKTDSAMQASLSLPATPVGKSVEHSFINPRALTNGSGGSALTPSARISALNIVGDLLRKVGALESKLAACRNFAKDQAARKTYSTDKGTLINSNATKFSHSIHTTYFDKTTVNGLDPSSLTSMAPSRAVSPPGMLPLSV